The genome window GCGCTGCCGCGCCGCCCGGACCGTACGGCCTCCTCGGCGCGGAAGCTGGAGACGCGCGCGAGGCCCGCCTCCGCGCAGGCGGCGAGCCAGGCGACGACGACCAGGGCGACGGCACCGGCGATGAGGGTCGCGCTCATGACACGGTCGGTGCCGGGGAGGGGCCGGTGAAGCCCTTCTCCGCGCGCCAGCCGTCCACGATGGCGGCCTGGAGACCGAACATCTCGGCCTTCTCGTCCGGCTCCTCGTGGTCGTAACCGAGGAGATGCAGCACTCCATGGACGGTGAGGAGTTGAAGCTCCTCGTCCATGGAGTGCTGCGTCTCGGCCTCCTTGCCCTGCTTCTCGGCGACCTCGGGGCAGAGCACGATGTCACCGAGCAGGCCCTGCGGCGGCTCGTCGTCGTCCTTCGACGGCGGACGCAGCTCGTCCATCGGGAACGACATGACGTCCGTGGGCCCCGGCAGGTCCATCCACTGGATGTGCA of Streptomyces phaeolivaceus contains these proteins:
- the ybeY gene encoding rRNA maturation RNase YbeY; protein product: MSIDVNNESGTEVDEQAILDIARYALTRMRIHPLSELSVIVVDADAMEQLHIQWMDLPGPTDVMSFPMDELRPPSKDDDEPPQGLLGDIVLCPEVAEKQGKEAETQHSMDEELQLLTVHGVLHLLGYDHEEPDEKAEMFGLQAAIVDGWRAEKGFTGPSPAPTVS